The window CTTTGAACGAATCCGTGACCGTCCAGGTCGGACAGGTTCCGCTGTCCGGCCTGGTGGCGGTCGTTCCCGAACCGCGGTCGACGATCGTCGCCGTGCACGGCGCGGTGGCCAGGGCACGCTACTTCCACGGCGCGGCCCATCCCGACCAGTCGCTGCTGACGCTCGCCACCCACCTGGGGCACACGGTGATCGCGCTCGACCGGCCGGGCTACGGCGCGTCCGCGGGCCACACCGCGGACCTCTCCCGCAGCGACCGGGCCGCGCTGTACCGGGACGCGGTCGCACAGGCGGTCAGCCGCTACGGCGGCGACCGGGTCGTCGTCGTCTCCCACTCGGCCGGAGCCGCGCAGGCCTCCCGGCTGGTCGTCGACGGCGTACCCGGCGTGATCGGCTGGGAGATGTGCGGCAACGGGCTCCGGCACGTGGAGATCGACCTCTCCCCCGCCGACGGTGACGGGCCCCGCGACGTCCGCGGGCTCTCGGTACGGGACCTGGTCTGGGGACCCGACACGCTCTACCCGCCCGGCGGCAAGGACACCGGCGGGCGGCGCGGCGACGTGATCCGCCCGGAGCCCGCGGACGCCGAGGTGTGGCGGCGCGAGCTGCCCGCGTTCGCCGCGAAGGTCGGCGTCCCGGTCCGGCTGACGGTCGGCGCGGAGGACCGGATTTGGGACCACACGCCGGAAGCACTCGCCGAGCTGGCGGCGGTGTTCTCCGCCGCGCCCCGGGTGGTGACGAACGTCCAGCCCGGGGCGCCGCACAACATGAGCCTGTCCCACGCCGCCCGCGGCTACCACCTCGGCGTCCTCGCGTTCGCCGAAGAGTGCCTACTCGGCGACGTCTGAGCTGACCGGCGTCCGGGCCGGCGCGTCCGGACGCCACGCGAACGCCAGCAGCCCTACCGCTCCGCCGACGCCGATCACGACCGCGATCAACGAGCCGACGACGCCGTCCCACAGCGGCAGTCCGAGTTCGGCGTCGGCGGAGATCTCGCCGGGCCCACTGACCGACAGCCCGACGCAGATCACCGCGATCATCAGCACGTACTCGTAGCCGTTGCGGAACACGAAGAAGCCGTGCGACCGGTGCTCGATCACGCCGGCCACGACCATCACACCGATCAGCGCGCCGGCCGCCAGCGGCGTGAACAGCCCGATCGCGAGCGCGATGCCCGCACCGATCTCGACCAGCACGCTCGACCAGGCGTGCACCCGGCCGGGCCGCAGGCCGAGGCTCTCGAACCAGCTCGCGGTGCCGGCGATCTTCCCGCCGCCGCGCCAGTGGTTGAGCCCGTGCAGTACGAGCGTGCCGCCGATCACGACGCGGAAGATCAGCAGCGCGACATCGGTGTTCTCCATCGAATCACCCCGGGAAGCGGTAGAGGGTCCTGGCGTTGGTCTCGACGATCTTCCGAGCCTCGTCGTCCGGCACGTCGGCCAGAGCATCCTCCAGCAGCTTCCGGGTGTGCGGCCAGTTGCAGTCCGAGTGCGGGTAGTCGCTCTCAAACATGATGTTGTCGATGCCGATCGATCCCCGCAACGCGATCCCGGCGTCGTCGGCGATGAAACAGCCGTAGATGTGCTCGCGGAACAGCTCCGACGGCCGCTTGTCCGGGTTCACGCCGGTCCAGTACTTGTGGCGGCCCCACGAGTAGTCGGTGCGCTCCAGGATGTACGGGATCCAGCCGATGCCACCCTCGGACAGCGCGATCTTGAGGCCGGGGAACTTGTAGAACACGTCCGAGACCAACAGGTCGACGGTGGCCATCATCGAGTTGATGCCGAACAGCGCGATCCCGATGAAGAAGTCGCCGTCCTTGGCCAGCCCCTTCGGCATGCCACCGGACCCGAAATGCATCGAGAGCGGCAGCTCAGCCTCCTCGCAGACGCGGAAGATTCGGTCCCAGTGGTCGGTGTGGTAGCTCGGCAGACCGACCTTGTGCGGTGCTTCCAGGAACGTCACCGACCGGGCGCCCTTGGCTGCGGTGCGCTCGATCTCCTTCACCGACGCGTCGATGTCCCAGAACGGCACCATCACCAGCGGGATCTGCCGGTCGGGCGCATACGCGCACCACTCGTCCAGAATGAAGTCGTTGTAGGCGGTGATGCAGGCCGCCGCCAGCTCCTTGTCCTTCGCGATCTGGAACGTGCTGCCGGCGAACCCACCGAAGTTCGGGAAGCACATCTGCGCCCAGACACCCTCGATGTCCATGTCCTTGATGCGCTGCGCGATGTCGTAACAGCCCGGCAACATGTCGTCGTAGCTGCGCGGGTCCATGCCGAACTCGCGCGGATGCTTCCCGGCGACCGCGTTCAGCGCGAAGTTGCCCGACTGCCTGCCCTCGTAGATCCAGGTGTCGTTGCCGTCCGGCAGCTTCTCGATCCGCGGTGCCTCGTCCTGCCACTTGGCCGGTAACCGGTCGAGGAAAACCCGGGGATGTTCGATGACGTGGTCGTCGACCGAGATGATCTTCGCGTCCTTGGGAAGAGCCATGTTCCCTCGTAGCGAGACTTAGTCGGACGCCGGCAGCGGCTTGGCGTCGAGGCGTTCGACCGGCCGACCGTCGACCTCGACCGGGCCGGGACCGGGTTTGGTGCAGAGCAGTTGCAGCCCGCTCGCCGCGTCGGTGTACCGCTTGCCGAGGAGCAGTGGCTCCCCGCCGTGGGCCACCCCCTCGCGCGCCACAGAGCCCGAAGGGGCCATCAGCTCACCACCGCACCGCAGCTCCACCTGCCCGGACGGCGGACGGACGATCAGCACCTCGGTCGGTCCGGTCGTGCTGACCCATCGACTTCCCGCGTTCATCAGCGCTCCTTCACCAGCAACATGCAGGACGACGGTGTGAGGCCGCCGCTGGAGACCACGGCTACCTCCGCACCCGGCACCTGCCGGTCGCCACCGTGACCGCGCAACTGGGTGACGGCCTCGTGCAGCAGCCCGAAGCCGTGCGTCCGGCCGTGCGAGAGCTGCCCGCCGTGGGTGTTGAGCGGCAGCTCGCCGTCGAGTGCGATCCGCTTGCCGCCCTCCACGAAGCCGGCCGCCTCGCCGATCCCGCAGAATCCGAGACCCTCCAGCCAGGACAGGCAGTTGAACGTGAACCCGTCGTAGAGCTCGGCGACGTCGACGTCCGCGGGGCGCAGGTCGGTGCGGCTCCACAGGTGCGCCGCCGAGCCGAGCACCTGCGGCTCGTGGGTGAGCGTGCTCTGGTCCCAGGCGACGCGTTCGGTGATCTGGGTGCCGACCGCGGCGAACCGCACCGGTGGCTGCCGCAGGTCGGCGGCCACGTCGGCGCGCGAGATCACGACGGCGATCGACGCGTCACACGGCACGTCGCAGTCGTAGAGCCCGAACGGCGTCGTGACCAGCCGCGCGCCGAGATAGTCGTCCATCGTCATCGGCGTGCGGTAGATCGCGGTCGGGTTCCGCGCGGCGTTGGCTCGCTGGTTGAGCGCGATCCAGCCGAGCGTCTCCCGCTCGACGCCGTACCGGTGCATGTAGTGCGACGCGGTGATCGCCAGCGGGTGCGCCGCGGACGTCGCCCCGACCGGAAGCATGAAGTCCATCGGCGGCCCCACCCGCCCACCACCACCGAACCGCAGGCGCCCGGAGCGCAGCAACTCCGTATGCGTGGCCTGCCAGACCGTGCGATACACGAGCACGTGGCGGCACAACCCGGCGGCGACCGCGAGCATCGCCGCGACCACGGAGCCACCGGGCCCCGGCACCTCACCGCCGCCGTTGTACCAGACCGGGCGCAGCCGCAGCGTCTCCTCGACCAGCGTCAGGCCGCCCTCGGAGAAGCCGCCGGGCACCGTGCCGCCCGGGTAGGTCGCCAGCCCGTCGATGTCGTCGAACGTCAGGCCGGCGTCCTCGACGGCCGCGCGGCAGGCCTCGACGGTCAGGGCCAGCGGGTCGGCCATCAGCCGCCGACCGATCCGGCTCATGCCGATCCCGGTGACCGCGGACTTCTCCTCGTACCGGTCGGCGGAGACCGGCGGCCGGGCCGTCGACCGCACGACCGCGGGGTCCTCTTCCAGCGGCGGGAGGTCACTCGGCTCGCCGGCCACCCGGAACTGCGGGATCCAGACGTCCTTGGCCTGCGCGAACTCCACGGTCACCGGCGCCCCGATGACCGCGCCGTCGCCGTGCACCCTTCCGGTGATCCGGACCCGGTAGTCGTCGTCGAGCGCGACCGCGGCGAGCGTGTACGGCTCCGGCGGGTCGATTCCCCACTGCTGGTGGTTGACCGTCACGCCGACGATCTGCCCGCGCCCGGACAGCTCGACGGTGTCCAGCGCGGAGGACCGGCAGCGGTGGCACGCGGGCCGCGGCGGGTGGATCAGCGCGTCGCACGAACGGCAGTGCCGCATCCGCAGCACACCGTCCGCGCCAGCCGTCCAGTAGAACTCGTTCTCGGGGGTGACGAGAGGCAGCGGCATGGTCAGATCGCGCCCTTCTCCGACAGCTCGGCGATGTCGTCCCAGTTGTAACCGAGCTCGAGCAGGATCTCCTCAGTGTGCTGCCCCGCCTCCGGCGCCGGGCGTAGTTCGGGGGCTTCGCCGTCGAACTGCACCGGGTTGGTGATCAGCGGGAACTCCAGGTCTCCCTTGCGGACGGTCTGCGCGTACGCGTTCGCGGTGGCCTGCGGGTCCTCGGCCACCTCGTACGGGGTCTGCACCGGCGCCCACGCGCCCTCCATCGGGCCCAGGATCGTGCGCCATTCGGCCAGGTCACGCGCGGCGAACAACTCGTCGAGCAGCGCGATCACCTCGCGGCGCTGCAGGTAGCGCGCGGTCGCGTCCGGATACTGCTCGACCCACTCGGGCCGCCCGACCGTGCGGCAGAACTCCGGCCAGTACCGGTCGGACTGCAACATCATCAGCTGCAGGTACCGCCCGTCGCGGGTCTGGTAGTTGGCCACCAGCGGATTCGGCGTCTTACCGCGGGCGTTGCGCGGCACCGGCGAGGTGATGTTGTAGGCGCGGGCGCTGATGATCTCCGCGGACATCAGCCACATGCCGAGCCCGAGCAGCGAGACGTCCACGACGGCGCCCTGACCGGTGCGTTCACGGTGCAGCAGCGCCGCAGCGATGCCGCCGGCGATGGTCTGACCACCGGCCAGGTCGTTGTAGGCGGCGGGCTGGACCACCGGGTAGTCGCCGGGCGGCGTGATCACGCTGGCCACGCCGGACCGCGACCAGACCGCCGCGCTGTCGAACGAGCCCTTGTGGCTGTCCGGCCCCTCCGGCCCGTGCGAGCTGCCCCGCACGTAGACGATCGACGGGTTGACCGCGCGGATGTCGTCGACGTCGATGTTCAGCTTGCGCCGGGCGGGCTCCAGCCAGTTCGTGAGGAAGACGTCGGACCGGGCGGCCAGCGCCAGCAGCAGGTCACGCCCACCGGGCGTCTTGAGGTTGATCGTGAGGCTGCGCTTGTTCCGGTTCGGCTGCTCGATCAGGTAGTTGACGTTCGCGGCGTCGCCGCCCATCAACGCCGAGGTGACCAGGCCACGCTGCGGATCGCCGGAGCCGGGTTGCTCGACCTTGATGACGTCCGCGCCCCAGTCGGCCAGCACCGCGCCGGCGGCGGGTACGAACGTCCAGGCCGCCACTTCCAGGACCCGGACGCCGTCCAGAACTTTGGTCATGGGCCTACCGTACGGCAGGCAGTGAATCGAGGTTCAAAGTTCTGAAGAACTCCTCATGAGAACGTGTTCTACCCACTTGTTGGCCTTGTCACACCATGAAAGATGTGTAAACTCCGGTTCACGATTCGGCGTGGTACCCCGCCGAACCCCCACTTTTCGTGACGCCGAACGCGCCCACATTTCTCGAGTAGCTCATCGGCCACTGGCCGGGCCACGTCCCGGCCTCGACGGTACGAGGCGACCATGTCGACAACGTCGTTGCATTCCCCGCCCCTGATGCCGGACCTCCTGGTCACCGCGCTCAACCGATACGACGACCGGCCGGCGGTGCTGGTCGACGGCGAGACCATCACCTACCGCGGCTACCGCGAAGCGGTCAGCCGCTGGACCCAGGCCTACCGGTCGATCGGGCTCGGCCCCGGCGACGGGGTGTCCATTCTGGCCCGCAACCGGCCCGAGGTCCTGTTCGCGACCGGTGCGGGCATGCTGGCGGGCTCCCGCGGCACGCCGCTGCACCCGCTGGGCTCGCTCGACGACCACGCGTACGTGCTGGACAACGCGGAGATCCACACGCTGGTCTTCGATCCGGCGCTGGAGGAGCACGTCGCGGCGCTGAAACAGAAGGCGCCGGGACTCGAGCGGCTGCTCGCGCTCGGCCCGTCCGACCTCGCCGAGGACCTCCCGGCGCTAGCTGCGCGGTTCGCGCCGGAACCGCTGGTGGCCCCGCAGGTCGATCCCGAGTCGATCTCGTCGATGTCGTTCACCGGCGGCACCACCGGCCGCCCGAAGGGTGTGCTCGGCACGTACCGGGGCGGTGCGGAGCTGACCCGGATCCAGATGGCCGAGTGGCAGTTCCCCGACGAGGTCCGGTTCCTGGTCGCGGCGCCGCTGTCGCACGCCGCCGCGGCGTTCACGCTGCCGGTCCTGTTGAAGGGCGGCTCGTTCGTCGTGCTGCCCGGCTTCACGCCCGGTGGGTGGATCGCCGCCGTGGCCGAGCACAAGATCACCTCGACGATGATCGTGCCGGCGATGCTCTACGCGATCCTCGACCACCCCGATCTGGCGACCGCCGACACGTCCAGCCTGGAGACCGTGTTCTACGGCGCCTCGGCGGCGTCACCGGCGCGGTTACAGCAGGCGATCGACCGGTTCGGCCCGGTGTTCTACCAGTTCTACGGGCAGAACGAGGCACCCATGACGGTCACCGTGCTCCGCAAGGAGGAGCACACGCCGGACAAGCTGGCCACCTGCGGGCGTCCGGTGCCGTGGGTCCGCGCGGCGCTGCTCGACGAGAACTGCGAGCCGGTGGCGCGCGGCGAGGCCGGCGAGATCTGCGTCCAGGGCCCGCTGGTGATGAACGGGTACAACAAGCTGCCGGAGGAGACCGCCGAGGCGTTCCGCGGCGGCTGGCTGCACACCGGCGACGTCGCCCGCGAGGACGAGGACGGCTACTGGACGATCGTCGACCGCACGAAGGACATGATCGTCTCCGGCGGTTTCAACGTCTTCCCGCGCGAGGTCGAAGACGTGCTCACCACGCACCCCGACGTCTCCGCGGCCGCGGTGATCGGCGTCCCGGACGACAAGTGGGGTGAGGCGGTCAAGGCCGTCGTCGTCCCGCGGCCGGGCGCGGAGATCGACGCGGAGGCCTTGATCGCGCTGGTCCGGGATCGCAAGGGCCCGATTCACGCCCCGAAGTCCGTCGACGTCGCGGAGTCCCTGCCGCTCACCCCGGTCGGCAAGGCCGACAAGAAGGCACTCCGCGAGCAGTACTGGGCCGGTTCCGACCGGCGAGTCCATTGAGAACTCCCGTCTGAACGAGGAGCCGCACATGCTCACGTACGACACGCTGTACATCGGGGGCGAGTGGGTCGCCCCGGCTGAGAAGCAGGTATTCGACGTCGTCTCCCCGGCGTCCGAAGAAGTCGTCGGCCGCGTGCCGGAAGCGTCGAAGGCGGACGTCGACGCCGCGGTCGCCGCCGCCAGGAAGGCCTTCGACGAAGGCCCGTGGTCGCGGACCACCGGCGACGAGCGGGCCGACGCGATGGCCAGGCTCTCGGCGATCATCAACGAGCGCACCGAGGACTTCGCGCGCACGATCAGCACCGAGATGGGCTCGCCGCTCGGGTTCTCCCGGATGGGCCAGGTGCTCGCCGCGACGATGGCGCTGGACTTCTTCACCGGCCTGGCCCGCGAGACGGCCTGGGAGGAGACCCGCGCCGGGCTGCTCGGCCCCACGGTCGTGCGGCGCGCTCCGGTCGGTGTGGTCGCGGCGATCGTGCCGTGGAACGTGCCGATCTACGTCAGCATGCTCAAGCTCGCACCGGCGCTGGCGGCCGGCTGCACGGTCGTGCTCAAGCCGGCACCGGCCAGCCCGATCTCCGCCCAGCTGCTCGGCGAGGCGATCGAGGCCGCAGGCATTCCGGCGGGTGTCGTCAACATCGTTCCGGCCGACCGCGCGGTCGGCGAGTACCTGGTGACCCACCCGGGCATCGACAAGGTCAGCTTCACCGGCAGCACCGCGGCCGGCCGCCGCATCGCGAGCCTGTGCGGCGAGAATTTGCGCCGGGTGACGCTGGAGCTCGGCGGTAAGTCCGCCGCCGTGTTACTTCCGGACGTCGACCTGGCCACCGCGCTGCCGCAGGTCATCAACGTCGGGCTGATGAACAACGGCCAGGCGTGCGTCGCCCAGACCCGGATCCTGGCACCGCGGGACCGCTACCGCGAGGTCGTCGACGCGGTCGTCGAGCAGGTCGCGGCGCAGATCGTCGGTGACCCGCTGGACGAGGCGACGACGATCGGCCCGCTGGTCAGCTCCACCCAGCGCGAGCGGGTCGAGGGCTTCCTCGCGGCGGGCAAGAAGGAAGGCGCCACGGTCGCGCTCGGCGGCGGACGCCCGAAGGGCTTCGATCGCGGCTGGTACGTCGAGCCGACCGTCTTCTCCGACGTCGACAACAAGATGACGATCGCCCAGGAGGAGATCTTCGGCCCGGTGCTGTCGGTGATCCCCTACGGCGACGTCGACGACGCGGTCGCGATCGCCAACGACTCCCGCTACGGCCTGTCGGGCTCGGTGTGGACCGCCGACGCGGACGCCGGGCTGGGCATCGCACGCCGGATCCGCACCGGCACGTTCAACGTCAACACGTTCATGCTCGAGAACTGCGCGCCGTTCGGTGGCTTCAAGGAGTCCGGCCTGGGCCGCGAACTCGGCCCCGAGGGACTCGCGGCGTACGTCGAGTACCAGTCCGTGAACCTTCCCTACGGGTACACCCCCGCGTCCTGAGGAGCGTGCGTCGATGAAGACCAGAGCTGCCGTGCTGTGGGACCGCAAGCAGCCGTGGAGCGTGGAAGAGGTCGACCTCGACCCGCCGAAGGCGGGCGAGGTGCTCGTCAAGCTGATCCACACCGGCATGTGCCACTCCGACGACCACGTGGTCACCGGGGACATGCCCGCCGGGCTCCCGGTCGTCGGCGGCCACGAGGGCGCGGGCATCGTCGAGGAGGTCGGTGAGGGCGTCACGTCGCTGAAGCCGGGCGACCACGTGGTGCCGATGTTCATCCCCGCGTGCGGGCAGTGCCGCTGGTGCGCGCAGGGCCGGTCGAACCTCTGCGACGTCGGCGGGACGCTGATGCTCGGCGTCGGCCTGGACGGCACCACCCGGCTGCACGCCCGCGGCCAGGACGTCTACACGATGGTGTTCCTCTCGACGTTCAGCCAGTACGCGGTGATGAACCAGCACTCGCTGGTGAAGATCCCCGACGACGTTCCGCTGGACGTCGCGGCGCTGGTCGGCTGCGGGGTGACGACCGGGTACGGCTCGGCGGTGAACACTGCGAAGGTGCAGCCCGGCGAGACCGTCGTCGTGGTCGGCATCGGCGGTGTCGGCGCCGCCGCGGTGCAGGGCGCGCGCATCGCGGGCGCGGAGCAGATCATCGCGGTCGACCCGGTCGAGTTCAAGCGGGAGCAGGCCAAGATCTTCGGGGCCACGCACACCGCCGCCAGCGTCGCGGAGGCCACCGAGCTGCTCCGGGAGATCACCCCCGACGGCATGATGGCCGACGCCGCGATCTACACCGTCGGGATCGCCAGGGGCGACGACGTCGCGGGCCTGATGGCGCTGGTCTCCAAGGGCGGCCGGGTCGTGATCACGGCGGTGTCCCCGATGGAGGACACCACGGTCACGATGTCGCTGTTCGAGCTGACGATCTGGCAGAAGGAGCTCCGCGGGACGCTCTTCGGCGCCTCGAACGGCCGCAAGGAGATCCCGACGCTGCTCCGGCTCTACCAGTCCGGTCAGCTGCTGCTCGACGAGATGATCACCCGCCGCTACACCCTCGACCAGATCAACGAGGGCTACGCGGACATGCACGCCGGGCGGAACATCCGCGGGGTGATCGACCTTGACCACGGTTGACCAACCCCGCCTGACGGTCGGCGCCTTCTGGGGCGCCGACCCCCACCCCGCGCTCACCTGGCTGCGGGCGAACGACCCGGTGTACTGGGACCCGCACGGCGAGGTCTGGGGCATCACCCGGTACGCCGACGTCAAGGAGGTGTCGGTCCACCCGGAGCTGTTCTCCAGCGCCGGCGGCATCCGCCCCGACCAGGACGCGACGCCGATGATGATCGACCAGGACGACCCCGTGCACCTGCGGCGGCGGAAGCTGATCAGCAAGGGCTTCACGCCGCGGCGGGTCGCCGACCAGAAGGCCCGGATCGACCAGATCACGCATGCGCTGATCGACCGGGTCTGCGAGCGCGGCTCCTGCGACTTCGTCTGGGACATCGCGGCGTGGCTGCCGCTGATCGTCATCGGCGACCAGCTGGGCGTGCGGGCCGACCAGTACGACAACCTGCTGCGCTGGTCGGACGACCTGATGCGCGGGCAGGGACAGGCCGACGACCCGGTGCTGATCGAGAAGATGATGACCGCGGCCGCCGAGTACGGGGACTACTTCAACGGCGTCCTCGCCGACCGGCGGGCCAACGGCGGCGACGACCTGATCGGCGTGCTGGTCAACGCCGAGGTCGACGGCGAGCGGCTGGACGACCAGACGCTCTACTTCGACTCGCTGCTGCTGCTGATCGGCGGCGACGAGACGACGCGGCACGTGATCACCGGCGGGCTGTACCAGCTGCTGCACGACCGCTCGCTGTGGGAGCGCCTGCGGGCCGACCGGAGCCTGCTGCCGTCGGCGATCGAGGAGATGCTCCGCTGGGTCAGTCCGATCCGGAACATGGCGCGCACGGTGACTCGTGATCTCGAGTTCCGGGGCAAGCAGATGAAAAAAGGGCAGAAGCTCCTGCTGCTCTACCCGTCCGCGAACCGCGACGAGGACGTGTTCGACGACCCGTTCCGGTTCGACCTCACCCGCAGCCCGAACAACCACCTGGCGTTCGGGGTGGGGTCGCACTTCTGCCTGGGTGCCTCGCTGGCCCGGCTGGAGCTGGAGTCGATCTTCACCGCGCTGCTCGACCGGCTGCCGGACCTGCGGCTGGCCGAGGAGACCGAACCCGCGCTGCGGCCGGCGACGTTCGTCAGCGGGTACGAGGGTCTGCCGGTGGCGTTCAGCCCGACCACGCCGCACGGTGTATCGCTCTGAGGGAGCGCGTCGCGCGCCCTGGTCGGGGCGCGCGACCGAGGGGATGTCCGCGCGCGACACGATCGTCGACGCCACGCTGACGTGCATTCGCCAGTACGGGCTGGAGCGGACGTCGATCAGCGCGGTCGCGGCGTGCGCCGGGGTTTCCCGGCCGACCGTCTACGCGTACTTCCCGAGCCGGGACGCGTTGGTTTCCGCGGCGATGGAGAAGTCCGGGGCCGCGGTGGCGGGCCGGGTCGTGGCGTCCGCGCGACGCCGCGCCCGGACCGCCGGTGAGTTCGCGGTGGAGGCGCTGGTCGTCGCCCGCCGGGAGTTCCGCAAGGAGCCGGCGTTCTACCCGATCAGCCA is drawn from Cryptosporangium aurantiacum and contains these coding sequences:
- a CDS encoding alpha/beta hydrolase; its protein translation is MNESVTVQVGQVPLSGLVAVVPEPRSTIVAVHGAVARARYFHGAAHPDQSLLTLATHLGHTVIALDRPGYGASAGHTADLSRSDRAALYRDAVAQAVSRYGGDRVVVVSHSAGAAQASRLVVDGVPGVIGWEMCGNGLRHVEIDLSPADGDGPRDVRGLSVRDLVWGPDTLYPPGGKDTGGRRGDVIRPEPADAEVWRRELPAFAAKVGVPVRLTVGAEDRIWDHTPEALAELAAVFSAAPRVVTNVQPGAPHNMSLSHAARGYHLGVLAFAEECLLGDV
- a CDS encoding DoxX family protein encodes the protein MENTDVALLIFRVVIGGTLVLHGLNHWRGGGKIAGTASWFESLGLRPGRVHAWSSVLVEIGAGIALAIGLFTPLAAGALIGVMVVAGVIEHRSHGFFVFRNGYEYVLMIAVICVGLSVSGPGEISADAELGLPLWDGVVGSLIAVVIGVGGAVGLLAFAWRPDAPARTPVSSDVAE
- a CDS encoding amidohydrolase family protein yields the protein MALPKDAKIISVDDHVIEHPRVFLDRLPAKWQDEAPRIEKLPDGNDTWIYEGRQSGNFALNAVAGKHPREFGMDPRSYDDMLPGCYDIAQRIKDMDIEGVWAQMCFPNFGGFAGSTFQIAKDKELAAACITAYNDFILDEWCAYAPDRQIPLVMVPFWDIDASVKEIERTAAKGARSVTFLEAPHKVGLPSYHTDHWDRIFRVCEEAELPLSMHFGSGGMPKGLAKDGDFFIGIALFGINSMMATVDLLVSDVFYKFPGLKIALSEGGIGWIPYILERTDYSWGRHKYWTGVNPDKRPSELFREHIYGCFIADDAGIALRGSIGIDNIMFESDYPHSDCNWPHTRKLLEDALADVPDDEARKIVETNARTLYRFPG
- a CDS encoding thiolase C-terminal domain-containing protein, whose protein sequence is MPLPLVTPENEFYWTAGADGVLRMRHCRSCDALIHPPRPACHRCRSSALDTVELSGRGQIVGVTVNHQQWGIDPPEPYTLAAVALDDDYRVRITGRVHGDGAVIGAPVTVEFAQAKDVWIPQFRVAGEPSDLPPLEEDPAVVRSTARPPVSADRYEEKSAVTGIGMSRIGRRLMADPLALTVEACRAAVEDAGLTFDDIDGLATYPGGTVPGGFSEGGLTLVEETLRLRPVWYNGGGEVPGPGGSVVAAMLAVAAGLCRHVLVYRTVWQATHTELLRSGRLRFGGGGRVGPPMDFMLPVGATSAAHPLAITASHYMHRYGVERETLGWIALNQRANAARNPTAIYRTPMTMDDYLGARLVTTPFGLYDCDVPCDASIAVVISRADVAADLRQPPVRFAAVGTQITERVAWDQSTLTHEPQVLGSAAHLWSRTDLRPADVDVAELYDGFTFNCLSWLEGLGFCGIGEAAGFVEGGKRIALDGELPLNTHGGQLSHGRTHGFGLLHEAVTQLRGHGGDRQVPGAEVAVVSSGGLTPSSCMLLVKER
- a CDS encoding CaiB/BaiF CoA transferase family protein, giving the protein MTKVLDGVRVLEVAAWTFVPAAGAVLADWGADVIKVEQPGSGDPQRGLVTSALMGGDAANVNYLIEQPNRNKRSLTINLKTPGGRDLLLALAARSDVFLTNWLEPARRKLNIDVDDIRAVNPSIVYVRGSSHGPEGPDSHKGSFDSAAVWSRSGVASVITPPGDYPVVQPAAYNDLAGGQTIAGGIAAALLHRERTGQGAVVDVSLLGLGMWLMSAEIISARAYNITSPVPRNARGKTPNPLVANYQTRDGRYLQLMMLQSDRYWPEFCRTVGRPEWVEQYPDATARYLQRREVIALLDELFAARDLAEWRTILGPMEGAWAPVQTPYEVAEDPQATANAYAQTVRKGDLEFPLITNPVQFDGEAPELRPAPEAGQHTEEILLELGYNWDDIAELSEKGAI
- a CDS encoding AMP-binding protein — translated: MPDLLVTALNRYDDRPAVLVDGETITYRGYREAVSRWTQAYRSIGLGPGDGVSILARNRPEVLFATGAGMLAGSRGTPLHPLGSLDDHAYVLDNAEIHTLVFDPALEEHVAALKQKAPGLERLLALGPSDLAEDLPALAARFAPEPLVAPQVDPESISSMSFTGGTTGRPKGVLGTYRGGAELTRIQMAEWQFPDEVRFLVAAPLSHAAAAFTLPVLLKGGSFVVLPGFTPGGWIAAVAEHKITSTMIVPAMLYAILDHPDLATADTSSLETVFYGASAASPARLQQAIDRFGPVFYQFYGQNEAPMTVTVLRKEEHTPDKLATCGRPVPWVRAALLDENCEPVARGEAGEICVQGPLVMNGYNKLPEETAEAFRGGWLHTGDVAREDEDGYWTIVDRTKDMIVSGGFNVFPREVEDVLTTHPDVSAAAVIGVPDDKWGEAVKAVVVPRPGAEIDAEALIALVRDRKGPIHAPKSVDVAESLPLTPVGKADKKALREQYWAGSDRRVH
- a CDS encoding aldehyde dehydrogenase — encoded protein: MLTYDTLYIGGEWVAPAEKQVFDVVSPASEEVVGRVPEASKADVDAAVAAARKAFDEGPWSRTTGDERADAMARLSAIINERTEDFARTISTEMGSPLGFSRMGQVLAATMALDFFTGLARETAWEETRAGLLGPTVVRRAPVGVVAAIVPWNVPIYVSMLKLAPALAAGCTVVLKPAPASPISAQLLGEAIEAAGIPAGVVNIVPADRAVGEYLVTHPGIDKVSFTGSTAAGRRIASLCGENLRRVTLELGGKSAAVLLPDVDLATALPQVINVGLMNNGQACVAQTRILAPRDRYREVVDAVVEQVAAQIVGDPLDEATTIGPLVSSTQRERVEGFLAAGKKEGATVALGGGRPKGFDRGWYVEPTVFSDVDNKMTIAQEEIFGPVLSVIPYGDVDDAVAIANDSRYGLSGSVWTADADAGLGIARRIRTGTFNVNTFMLENCAPFGGFKESGLGRELGPEGLAAYVEYQSVNLPYGYTPAS
- a CDS encoding NDMA-dependent alcohol dehydrogenase; amino-acid sequence: MKTRAAVLWDRKQPWSVEEVDLDPPKAGEVLVKLIHTGMCHSDDHVVTGDMPAGLPVVGGHEGAGIVEEVGEGVTSLKPGDHVVPMFIPACGQCRWCAQGRSNLCDVGGTLMLGVGLDGTTRLHARGQDVYTMVFLSTFSQYAVMNQHSLVKIPDDVPLDVAALVGCGVTTGYGSAVNTAKVQPGETVVVVGIGGVGAAAVQGARIAGAEQIIAVDPVEFKREQAKIFGATHTAASVAEATELLREITPDGMMADAAIYTVGIARGDDVAGLMALVSKGGRVVITAVSPMEDTTVTMSLFELTIWQKELRGTLFGASNGRKEIPTLLRLYQSGQLLLDEMITRRYTLDQINEGYADMHAGRNIRGVIDLDHG
- a CDS encoding cytochrome P450, which gives rise to MTTVDQPRLTVGAFWGADPHPALTWLRANDPVYWDPHGEVWGITRYADVKEVSVHPELFSSAGGIRPDQDATPMMIDQDDPVHLRRRKLISKGFTPRRVADQKARIDQITHALIDRVCERGSCDFVWDIAAWLPLIVIGDQLGVRADQYDNLLRWSDDLMRGQGQADDPVLIEKMMTAAAEYGDYFNGVLADRRANGGDDLIGVLVNAEVDGERLDDQTLYFDSLLLLIGGDETTRHVITGGLYQLLHDRSLWERLRADRSLLPSAIEEMLRWVSPIRNMARTVTRDLEFRGKQMKKGQKLLLLYPSANRDEDVFDDPFRFDLTRSPNNHLAFGVGSHFCLGASLARLELESIFTALLDRLPDLRLAEETEPALRPATFVSGYEGLPVAFSPTTPHGVSL
- a CDS encoding TetR/AcrR family transcriptional regulator, giving the protein MSARDTIVDATLTCIRQYGLERTSISAVAACAGVSRPTVYAYFPSRDALVSAAMEKSGAAVAGRVVASARRRARTAGEFAVEALVVARREFRKEPAFYPISHARTDPWAVDQKLTEESLALTRSILEPIVDYDPRLEPHLDEITETLVRWLLSLLMYDTKRTSNETRLRAYLKRVVEPVIEGAGC